TGGTTAAGGATGAGAACGGAAAGGGAATTCCCGGAGTTATAATCCAGGAGATGGGTACTAATGCAAAAGGAATTACGAATGATCAGGGTGTTTATCAGATGTATGTCCATTATGGAAATGCGACACTTATAGTGGATTTTGAAGGTTTTGATAAAGTTAAAAGAGAAATCCACGGTATAGGAACACAAAACTTTATTCTTAAAAGTATTGGCAAAACCAAGCCAGCAACAATTGTCGGATCCAGAAATTTGAAAACCAGGTCGGAAGATCTGACTTCCCCGGTTGAGATCATTGATGTAAAAAAAATAGCTTCTCTTAACGGACAATTTGACCTGACACAACTTTTGCAATTTGTGTCTACTTCCTTAAATTCAAACAGGCAAATTGGTGCAGACGGGACAGATAATATTGATCAGGTATCAATACATGGCATGGGGCCTGATCAAATGCTTTTGCTTGTAAATGGGAAAAGGAGACATCAATCTGCGTTAATCAATTTGTCTGGCTCATATGGCAGAGGAAATTCCAGTGCTGATTTAAATACAATTCCAGTCGCTGCAATTGATCGTATCGAAATTTTGAAAGATGGTGCCGCGGCCCAATATGGATCTGATGCAGTTGCGGGTGTTGTCAATATTATTTTAAAAGAAACTACCAACGGGTTTTCAGCGAATGCAAATGCAGGTATCCGGAAGGCAAAATATAACAGGGATTCAAGTTTTGTGGACGGGTTGAATTATAACGCCAATTTAAATTATGGCGCGGTGATAGGTCGTAAAGGATTTATAAATGTCACAGCTGATTATAATTTTAGAAATCACACAAACCGTTCCAATACGCAGCCAGATTCCATCGTCAGAAAACAGTTTGGTGACCCGAGAGTTTACAATGGTTCGATCACATTTAATGCGTCGTTACCTATTAATGAAAACTTAGAAATTTACAGTTTTGGAGGATATAATTACAGGCAAACAGAAAGTTTCGCCTTTTCGCGAACATTGTTAAAGAAAGACAGTTTGTACAAAATTTATCCAAACGGATTTGATCCCGTAATATCCCGAAATATTGAGGACAGGGCGGCAACGGTTGGTGTTCGTACAAAATGGAACGGGTTCAATGTTGACGTCAGCAATACTTACGGTTTTAACAAGTTTCATTACAAGGTCAATCATTCGCTCAATGAATCTTTTGGTAAGGGTACGCCAACGTCTATGGATGCCGGTGGTTTTAAAACGAATCAGAATGTAACTAATTTGAATTTATCGCAATTTTACGATGATATATTACAAGGTGTAAATCTCGCTTTTGGTGCTGAATACAGAATGGATTGGTACAATATATTTTCCGGTGACTACTTTTCCTACCGTACTTATGATCCGTTAAAACCAACCGGAGCGCGTGGATTTCGCGGATATAGTCCGGCGGAAGAGATTAGCAAAAAACGCTATAACGCGGCAGGTTATGTAGATGTTGAAGCCAAAATTAGTAAGCGTCTTTCAGTAAGCGCAGCCGGCCGTTACGATTATTACAATGATTTGGGTAGTGCTGTGAGTGGCAAAGGTGGGCTGCGATTTAATATTACAAATGAACTTACGCTATGCGGAAGTTATGGAATAGGATTCCGGGCACCATCACTTGCGCAGCAGTATTTTAGTAATGCTACTGTTAATCCAACCACTGCACCACTTAATATTCCTACTGAAAAGGTTATAGCAAGAACTGGCAGCGAAGTCCTGAAAACGCTGGGTATTCCTGATCTGAAATTTGAAAATACACAGAATGCAAGTGCCGGACTTACTTTCTCACCGGATAAAAATTTTTCAGTTTCAGTGGAAGGATATTATATCAAAGTACAAAACAGGATTATACTTGCTGGTCCGATTAGCCAGAATGACAGGTTGGTTGGACCAGGATTACAAAAATTACATATTGACGAAGCCAGGTTTTTCACCAATTCTCTTTCAACCTCTACTGCCGGTGCTGATTTGACAATTAAATATGGAGCTGAACTTGGAGCCGGGAAACTGAATATTGCGGTTGGAGCGAATTATAATACAATGGCCATTGATACGATCAAAACCACCGAAAGACTCGAAGGAAAGCAGGCATCTTATCTGAACAGAAGAGAGCGATATTTTATATTATCTGCGGCGCCTCCAACAAAGGTTAATTTGACTCTTGATTATACGGTTGATAATTTAACCTTCATGGCCAGAGGAAATTATTTTGGGAAAATGGAGCTGATTAATAATTATTTCGGTCAGCTTGATAAAACTGGAAAGGTGTATACCGAGAAAGATTATGTGGATATTTACAAACCTGTGATACAGACTGATGTTTCCATTGCTTATAAATTTGACGAATATCTTTCTTTTGCAATCGGTGGCAGTAATATTCTGAATGTTTATCCAACCATGTCAAAACCTAATAAAACGATATCTGGCGGCGCATGGGATTCTGTTCAGATGGGAAATAATGGTGCGTTTTTCTTTGCCAAAGTGTTTTATAACTTTTAAATGAAAAAGGCTCGCTATATCATTTTTGGTTTACTAATAAGCAGTATTTCCTATGCCCAACCGTGTAAATTATTGACTGACACATTTCGTGAAGCGGATAAGTTAAGGAATGGAAAAGAGGAATTCCAACGTTTTCGTTTTAGTGAAAATCAACTGGATCAGGTTAAACTGATTCCCGGTTTGGAAAACCCCGTGACAGGTTTAAAAAGTCTGCAAAAAACGCTGGACCAGGATTATCAGTCTTATTTGCAAAGTTTGTTTTGGCAGCTCGATGAAAAACTGGCAGCGCATCAGATAGAAGAAATAAAAAAAGAATGTCCTGAAACGAGTTTTAAGGTTTATGAAGATGAAGTTCTTTTTTATAAATCAAAGTATAGAGCTTATGATGAAATGACAGATAAGGGTTTGAAAAAGAATTAGGTTTTATATGATTCAACATAAAAAAATCCGGCTGGAAGTTAATTCCAGCCGGATTTTTGTTATATCGAAGGTAAATTAAACAGTAGCTGCTTTTACCTTGCTTTTTTTCTTATCGACAGTTACATTTTCTTTGTTACGCATCTTGATGAAATCCTGGAAGCGGCGAACCGTTGCCATTACAAAACCGATAACCAGGACAAAAGTACCAAGCCATAGAATATTGATCAATGGTTTTTCAGTAGCTTTCATAACAATGAAATCACGCTGTGTTGTATTGACTGCAAAAGTAAATTTGCCTGTCGAGGGATCAATTTCCTGAAACTGAACGCGGAATCCAAGATCCTTATTTACTTCAGGTTTACGTGCTACCAGGCGGTCACGGATTACAAATGACGGCGTAATTACATATTCATTATCTTTATCCAGCACACGAATAACGGCTTTCACGGCGGCATCTCCTTCGCCAAGTTTCATGCCTTCTACTTCTTCGGTACGCACCACATTATCAAGCACTGCTACGTAATCATTTACAAAAAATGTATCACGCATGCTGATCGTGAAGTTTTCAGTAGGACTCCACACAGGTTCTGCTGTCGGATTTGTTACCATTGAAACGTAGGTATACAAATCTTTATCCACTTCACGCTGAATATCTGGAGAGGAAACTAATCCCATTCTCGGATTAATCTGTGCCCGGGGGAACAAATTAAATACGCGTCCGGAAGGCTCACGGTATTCAATTTCGTAATAGAAATTTTCCGGATAGATTTCTATTGTATCACCTTTTGAATTGTATTTTTTCTCATTGACAACGATATCTCTCAAAGCAACGGCGTGATAATCATTTTCTATCATGTCAACCCAGCTTTTAGGAATGTAACCAGGAATGTGGCGCGGTTCAACGCGAACATCCCGCCAGGTTAGCATATAGTCGCCCATTTTTTCAGGTTTGTTCAACCAGAGCGTTATGTTTTCCTTATTCTCCTTGTTATCGTTATTTGTAAATTCTGCACTGCGTGAAATCATCAAACCCGAATTGTTGATTGAAACAACTTTGGTATAGGCAGATGAAAACAAGATTCCTAAAAGCATCAAAGCAACACCAATGTGCGTCACAGCGCCACCGGATAAGCTATAATTTCCTTTAATGATCTGGAATAAAATTGTTCCGTTCGCTACAATTGCAAAAATCGAAGTTGTTAAAAGAACGATATACTGAATTTCCTTAACACCCTGGAAAACAATAACTGCTGCACTGATAAGAAGCGCAATTAGCAGCGGATTATACAAAGCATGTAATTTATCCTTGCCCACACGTTTCCACCAGAAAAACTGGCCAATACCTGTCAGAACGATAATCAGAGAGAAAAACCAAAGCTGGAATTTGTTATAATGACCAACCTGATCAGCCGGAAGTGCCATGTTCAGAACTCCTCCGAAAGCTTCCGCAACCTTGTTATAAACAGGAATTGAAGTCGTAGCCAAAATCTGGAAACCTGAAAGACAAAGTAAGGTTGCTCCGATAAAAATCCAGAATTCTTGGGAATAAGTAGATACTTCTTCTTCGTCCGAAGGAAGGATTTTCCAACGGTATATTAATAATCCAACCGCTACAACAATGAACGTCAAAAGGTAAATCAGTAGCTGACCTGACAATCCTAAATCCGTAAATGAGTGAACTGATGCATTTCCTAGCACCCCGCTACGTGTCATGAACGTAGAATAAAGGATTAGAATGAAAGTTGCAATTGTTAATATAAAGGAAGTTTTAAGCGCCGTTGCATTTCTTCTTGCAATGATCATGGTGTGAATCGCTGCAATCAGAATTAACCAGGGTACAATAGATGAGTTTTCAACCGGATCCCAGTTCCAGTAACTACCAAAGTTCAAAGTTTCATATGCCCAGTAAGCACCCATCAAAATCCCGATTCCAAGAATCATAGCGGAAAACAGAGCCCATGGCAATGCCGGCCGAACCCATTCATGGATTTTTTTAGTCCACAAACCAGCGATGGCAAAAGAGAACGGAATTAAGGTCGTAGCAAAACCAAGGAATAAAGTCGGCGGGTGAATAACCATCCAGTAATTCTGCAAAAGCGGATTTAATCCATTCCCATCTTTGGCAATGAAGTTAGGATCCATCTTGTAAATCGGCAGATTCGGCATTACTTCTTTCATCAAAAGGAAAGGAGTTGAACCGATTTTCAAATCAAGACCAGGAATAACAACACCCAGGATCATGGAAGTAAGAAAAGCCTGAACCAGTGCGAAAATGGTCATTACCGGTGCTTCCCATGATCTGTTTGAGAAAATAAGTACCGAACCTAAAATCACATTCCAGAAAATCCAAAGAAGAAAACTTCCTTCCTGATCCTGCCAGAAACTGGATATGGTATAACCTGTCGGCAAAGAAAGTGAAGAGTTTTTCCAGGCGTAATGGTATTCGAAATAATGATTTCCGATGATCCAGTATAACGAGAAAACGATTCCCAAAACCGAAGCGGCGTGGACAATAAACACAGTCCGTGCGTATTGCTTCCAGCTGGTAACCTCGTTAAGTGGCGTACCGGCCAAAGCCGCTTTAAAATAAGCAAATGTTGCCAGTAAGGCAGAGGCAAATGCAATAATTGTCAGCAGGTGGCCTGCGTCTCCAATGGTAGTATGAATCATGATTTAGATGCGGTTGCCTCAGTCGTTTCCATTTTGCCGTTTTCGTATTTCGAAGGACATTTCATCAGAATTTTTTCTGCTGCAAATGTTCCGTTCTCCATTTTTCCAACAACTACAACCTGTTCAGATTTGTCAAAATCCTGCGGTTTTGTACTTCTGTACACTACTTTCTGGACTACATTTTTATTATCAACCAAAGTGAATTCGAAATAATTTGGATCGATTTCAGGATGATATTGCATATCAAGAATCTGTCCGGCTGCGTTTTTTTGTAATTTACCTACAACGTGAATACTTTCATTATCACCATTGTCAGCCATCTCTTTTGCTTTCCCAAAGTCAACATAGGTACTTGCATCGCCGGCTGTTGAAACGATAATTCCAATAGCGATCGCAATAATTACAAGACCGAATATCTGGATCTTTTTCATACTGATTACTTGATATTTAACTCTTTTTCAATTTTTCTAAGCTTGAAATCTATTCTAAGCATATTGATTGCAATGCCTGCGAAAACAATCGCCACAACAGCAACTACAACCCAGATTTTGCCATCTGCCCTCAACTTGTCTGCCATCGGCACAGCATCCGTTTCGGCAGCCTGTGCCAACAGTTTTCCCGAAAGCAAAGTCAGCGTTAAAATGAATATGGAAACTCGTTTCATGGTGTTCATATGGTACTTAATTCTTAACGAATTTTTGTTTTGAAATGTTTACTTTTTTAAAAATTTACCCTTGTTTGCTACCTCCGTCAATAAATTTTTCTTCCTGAATCCGTTTGATCACTTTCATCCTTATCCTTAGTTCAGCAAGCCATAAGCCAATGAGAATGTAGGCGATGATGGCAGGATAAAGTACAGCTCTGATTTGGTTGTCGACGTCAAAAGAACCAAATGTGCTGTTACCGCCACTTCCCGGGTGAAGGGAATCCGTTAATCTTGGAAGAATATAAATGATCGGAACAAACACTGAAAATGCGAAAATGTTGTAAACAGAAGATATACGTGCTCTGCGTTGTTCGTCTTCGAAAGAACTTCTTAAAAGTAAATAGGCAAGATAAATCAGCATACCAACAGCCGCTCCGTTCAGTTTAGGATCATTCGGCCATGGATCGCCCCAGGTAAAATTAGCCCAGAACGAACCCGTCATACAACCCAAGAAACCTAGAAAAATACCGGATTTAGTAAGTTCGCTGGCGATATCATCGTTCCTTATTTCTCCTTTACGAAGATATTTAATTGAAAATATCATGGCTACAAACAGCAACAGAATCATTGCCATCCATATAGCGACGTGAAAATAGGTGTTTCTTATGCTTTCATTGATAATGGCTAAACGGGGAACCGGTCCCATGAATCCCATAATGATCACATAGAAAAAAACAACGATACAAAGAATTTTCCACCAAAGCTTTCTCATTCTACTTTTACTGATTGGCGTAAGTCAACGCCTGTTTAATGTTAATGTTTTTTATCTCAACTTCTCCATAAATAGGGGAAGAGTAAACAGCTCAAAGTGATCACAATTGCGTCAATCGACAGCAATGTTGTAATCTCATCCATACTTACGCTCCAATCCAGGCCATCCATTGCATTTTTTGCCAATCGGATTGTCATTAAAAGCATTGGTAAAATGATTGGAAAACTTAATACCGCCATCAGGGTCGCATTGTTTTCAGCTTTTGATGCAATCCCCGCAACAAGTGTGAGAACTGACGCGAATCCAATGGCAGCGAGCAGGATGCATATAAAATAAAGTCCGATATCGCCGACAGGATTTCCCATTACAAATGCATAAAACCCGAATCCAATAACTGCAAGCACCAGCATGACCAGAGAATTATAAATAATTTTGGACACGATGATCGCCAGCGGACTGCACAGATTATAATAGTACAGTAACCGTCCGTAACGTTCCTGAGAAAAACTTTTAGCTATCGCATTCACAGCTGTAAAAAGTATAATAATCCAGAAAAGCGTATTCCAAACAATAGGAGTGAGTTGATTGCGACGGAGATTAAAACTTAGATAACAAACAAAAACAGTGGATACCACGTAAAGTAACATACCACTCAAAGCGTATTTTTGTCGCCATTCCAGCGTCACTTCTTTCCAAATGAGGGTTTTTATCTCGTTCAATACTTTTTGCTATCGGCAGTCGGCTATCAGCTTTCGGCGCGGTGATCGTTTTCCGTTACTCTTGCTTCCGGACATTCGTCTTTCGCGCAACAAAAGTACGACACAAAACCCGAGCGTAATAATAAAAATGGGATGTTTTTGTATGATTTATAGCATTGTTTAAATAAATGATAAGCCTAACTATTTGAATTCCGGGCGGAGAATGCTTAATTTGCACTTACGTATATTTAATCTAAATAAGCTAATATGTCGGTTCGTACGGTTTCACAACTTCAAAAAGGTGAAAAGGCAGTTATCAGATCATTCACAGATCGCGTAATGTCTTTGAAATTGCTGGAGATGGGAT
The nucleotide sequence above comes from Dyadobacter subterraneus. Encoded proteins:
- the ccsA gene encoding cytochrome c biogenesis protein CcsA — translated: MRKLWWKILCIVVFFYVIIMGFMGPVPRLAIINESIRNTYFHVAIWMAMILLLFVAMIFSIKYLRKGEIRNDDIASELTKSGIFLGFLGCMTGSFWANFTWGDPWPNDPKLNGAAVGMLIYLAYLLLRSSFEDEQRRARISSVYNIFAFSVFVPIIYILPRLTDSLHPGSGGNSTFGSFDVDNQIRAVLYPAIIAYILIGLWLAELRIRMKVIKRIQEEKFIDGGSKQG
- a CDS encoding CcmD family protein, with the protein product MKRVSIFILTLTLLSGKLLAQAAETDAVPMADKLRADGKIWVVVAVVAIVFAGIAINMLRIDFKLRKIEKELNIK
- the ccsA gene encoding cytochrome c biogenesis protein CcsA; the encoded protein is MIHTTIGDAGHLLTIIAFASALLATFAYFKAALAGTPLNEVTSWKQYARTVFIVHAASVLGIVFSLYWIIGNHYFEYHYAWKNSSLSLPTGYTISSFWQDQEGSFLLWIFWNVILGSVLIFSNRSWEAPVMTIFALVQAFLTSMILGVVIPGLDLKIGSTPFLLMKEVMPNLPIYKMDPNFIAKDGNGLNPLLQNYWMVIHPPTLFLGFATTLIPFSFAIAGLWTKKIHEWVRPALPWALFSAMILGIGILMGAYWAYETLNFGSYWNWDPVENSSIVPWLILIAAIHTMIIARRNATALKTSFILTIATFILILYSTFMTRSGVLGNASVHSFTDLGLSGQLLIYLLTFIVVAVGLLIYRWKILPSDEEEVSTYSQEFWIFIGATLLCLSGFQILATTSIPVYNKVAEAFGGVLNMALPADQVGHYNKFQLWFFSLIIVLTGIGQFFWWKRVGKDKLHALYNPLLIALLISAAVIVFQGVKEIQYIVLLTTSIFAIVANGTILFQIIKGNYSLSGGAVTHIGVALMLLGILFSSAYTKVVSINNSGLMISRSAEFTNNDNKENKENITLWLNKPEKMGDYMLTWRDVRVEPRHIPGYIPKSWVDMIENDYHAVALRDIVVNEKKYNSKGDTIEIYPENFYYEIEYREPSGRVFNLFPRAQINPRMGLVSSPDIQREVDKDLYTYVSMVTNPTAEPVWSPTENFTISMRDTFFVNDYVAVLDNVVRTEEVEGMKLGEGDAAVKAVIRVLDKDNEYVITPSFVIRDRLVARKPEVNKDLGFRVQFQEIDPSTGKFTFAVNTTQRDFIVMKATEKPLINILWLGTFVLVIGFVMATVRRFQDFIKMRNKENVTVDKKKSKVKAATV
- a CDS encoding TonB-dependent receptor, with the protein product MSKFYFTFLLVLVAAHAFAQKYKVAGLVKDENGKGIPGVIIQEMGTNAKGITNDQGVYQMYVHYGNATLIVDFEGFDKVKREIHGIGTQNFILKSIGKTKPATIVGSRNLKTRSEDLTSPVEIIDVKKIASLNGQFDLTQLLQFVSTSLNSNRQIGADGTDNIDQVSIHGMGPDQMLLLVNGKRRHQSALINLSGSYGRGNSSADLNTIPVAAIDRIEILKDGAAAQYGSDAVAGVVNIILKETTNGFSANANAGIRKAKYNRDSSFVDGLNYNANLNYGAVIGRKGFINVTADYNFRNHTNRSNTQPDSIVRKQFGDPRVYNGSITFNASLPINENLEIYSFGGYNYRQTESFAFSRTLLKKDSLYKIYPNGFDPVISRNIEDRAATVGVRTKWNGFNVDVSNTYGFNKFHYKVNHSLNESFGKGTPTSMDAGGFKTNQNVTNLNLSQFYDDILQGVNLAFGAEYRMDWYNIFSGDYFSYRTYDPLKPTGARGFRGYSPAEEISKKRYNAAGYVDVEAKISKRLSVSAAGRYDYYNDLGSAVSGKGGLRFNITNELTLCGSYGIGFRAPSLAQQYFSNATVNPTTAPLNIPTEKVIARTGSEVLKTLGIPDLKFENTQNASAGLTFSPDKNFSVSVEGYYIKVQNRIILAGPISQNDRLVGPGLQKLHIDEARFFTNSLSTSTAGADLTIKYGAELGAGKLNIAVGANYNTMAIDTIKTTERLEGKQASYLNRRERYFILSAAPPTKVNLTLDYTVDNLTFMARGNYFGKMELINNYFGQLDKTGKVYTEKDYVDIYKPVIQTDVSIAYKFDEYLSFAIGGSNILNVYPTMSKPNKTISGGAWDSVQMGNNGAFFFAKVFYNF
- a CDS encoding cytochrome c maturation protein CcmE domain-containing protein; translation: MKKIQIFGLVIIAIAIGIIVSTAGDASTYVDFGKAKEMADNGDNESIHVVGKLQKNAAGQILDMQYHPEIDPNYFEFTLVDNKNVVQKVVYRSTKPQDFDKSEQVVVVGKMENGTFAAEKILMKCPSKYENGKMETTEATASKS
- a CDS encoding heme exporter protein CcmB; this translates as MNEIKTLIWKEVTLEWRQKYALSGMLLYVVSTVFVCYLSFNLRRNQLTPIVWNTLFWIIILFTAVNAIAKSFSQERYGRLLYYYNLCSPLAIIVSKIIYNSLVMLVLAVIGFGFYAFVMGNPVGDIGLYFICILLAAIGFASVLTLVAGIASKAENNATLMAVLSFPIILPMLLMTIRLAKNAMDGLDWSVSMDEITTLLSIDAIVITLSCLLFPYLWRS